The window TTAgaaaggccgaaacgttgttctctgcttattttgtttgtttgtttggaatttcgcacaaagctactcgagggctatatgtgctagccgtccctaattgagcagtgcaagactagagggaaggcagctagtcatcaccacccaccgccaactcttgggctactcttttaccaacgaatagtgggattgaccgtcacattataacgcccccacgactgaaagggcgagcatggccTTAAGTCGAGCACATTAAACACCTGGGCAAAGCAAGAGAAACAGGAACGCTATTTAAGAgcaaattttatttgaagtttatgTAAAATACAAAGCAAGCCAAGTGAGACCTATAATTATTAAAtgcatatttagtttttaaaacgtCGGAAAAGTTGACGTTACATGTAAAGCAAATGAAGTGACTCGAATATATATTGTTTGGCtgtagttaagtgcaaagctacacaaggactatttgtgctctgtccaacactggtatcgaaacccgatttctagctttGAAATTTCTAagactgtgccactggggggagctATTTAAAAACACATTGGGGGTTCAAAAGTGAAAAGTCTACGTTATATATCttaaacagaaacaagaaaggcaaataattaaaacaactttgaCTTTTAGAACAGTTACACAGAACCCGTGTTGCTTCTCAAGTTATCACAGcaattttttaaatacttcaataaattttaaaatattacttgtcCATGAAGTGGTATTAGCAGTGgccattattgtaatattgtgaAAATGACTTATCAAACTATTCGACCCTCTATATAAACTGTACTTCTCTTTTTAAAACGaatatacaaatacaattaatttgCCATATATCGTATCGTAGACACAATATTATGTAATACCGTGCCACAACAAGTAATCGTTCTCAACAGAGGTTCGTTTGGATcctacaaattattattattcaatacgtCTCACTCTGTGAGTTGCTCGGGTATGCTGATATTAATGTTCAACAATATTTCTACAGATGGCGGTAGAAGGATTTTCTTTAAAATAGAATTATTCcgaattttgttttgtgtttattaaaaccgaatgaaattttgaaatggcatttgatttttataacagttctggaaataataacttttttaattaatattaaaacattaatatttttaatggtgatgttttgtactaaaatataacaataatatccCATAAATTGTTCTGTCAGTATTTCACCTATAGTATTtcaaatggccaggtgggttgaggcgttcgacttgtaatccgagggtcgcggtttcgaatccccgtcgcaccaaacatgctcgccctttcagccgcggggcattgtaatgtcacgatcaatcccactattcactggcaaaagagcagcctaagagttggcggtgagtggtgatgactagttgtcttctctttagtcttacaatactgaattagggacggctagcgtagatagctctcgtgaagctttgcgcgaaattcgaaaaaggaagaagtatttcatttttttatctttttgtttttataagtatcTTGCAGTGTTAGATTTCAACTGTGTTCAGTTcggttatattattttaagagtAACTTGTGCTaagaatatttcataattaaacgTTTCAACTAAATAATCAAAGGtcactgatttatatatatattacacccCCCAAACTTATTCAAACCATTTGATTTCGTGAAACTCTCAACCTCAGTTAAACTATACAACTAGCGTATCTGGAGCGCTTTAATTGTATTCAGAAAAGCAGTAATCCAGGAGAATAAGTTATGTGGAAGAACTAAACTACGTTGAAAGGATTAAATAGCTATTCATCAGTTTAGCCCGGGTTTTCACTTAATAATACCCAGAACAAtgttgataacgagaaacccatttgaaataaaaacgtatctcagaacggctggtatggacatTAACACCTTTATTAATAAGCAGaagccctggcatggccaagcgtgttaagacgtgcgactcgtaatctgggttCGCATCTGTCGAATCTGTTCTAAAAACTCTTGTTACTGTAGATGCtgtaaatagtaatataatatattttactggtaAGCAAACTCAAAACGAAACCATTAAACAACTCTGTTAAAAGCAAAATCTACAAGTAACAACAGTCAACAATTTATGGCGTgggtttttaatatatattttgtaatacaaatatcCATTTCTGTCACAATTTGTTcaatccggcatggccaagtgtgttaaggcgttcgactcgtaatctgaggattgcgggttcgaatcccggttgcaccaaacatgctcgccctttcagccgtaggggcgttataatgtgacggtcaatctcactattcgttggtacaagagtagcccaagagttggcggtgggtggtgatgactagctgccttccctctagtcttacactgttaaattagggacgactagcgcagatagtcctcgagtagctttgtgcgaaattaaaaacaaacaaacaaacaaacgctcgACTTATAACCTAGCAGACCGAGGGATTAAAACCAATCCATGTACATGACTGTCCTTTCAGTTACGATGGCTTCGTAATGTGtcagccaatcccattattcgttggtaaagagtagcctgagagttgatggtggatggtattggctagctgccctccctctggtctgtcatttcaaaattaaggacgaccCCCTAAAGAAAATCCTTTTgtagaaaaatacaatttattgtcTTATAGTTTAAGTGAACCCCTTCGTATTTTTAGATAGtccaatatatttaatatatcacGTGGAATTTTTTACTTTATGAAGCCTCTATACTGGCTTGTTTATTGGCCTTGCATCTTCTGATTCACATACGATATGCATTTTCCTCACCTCTTgaaaaaccaaatatatttctAATCAATGATCTGCTTCTCTTGCTTTACATATCAAGTACAGTTTCTTACTTTTTGAAGATCTAACATACTCTGATAAACCAACATATTGAGTCACAATCTTCAGGTTGTTTACTAAACCAAGCAATGTTTTGTTCCTCTTCGACACAAGCATAACTCAATTAGTGCCATCTCAAGACAACCACTTTCATCTTTCACTTTGATAAAGCTGagagcttttttttttccagtgcaCGTAATATTAAGCCTCTCTATTTTATAAGTTACAGCTTTTAGAGTAAGTAAAAGTAGTTTTTCAACAGGTACGACGTTTCGATCATTATCAAGCAACGAAAAGTCGAATCTGTTCTAAAAACTATTGTTACTGTAGatgctgtaaattgtaatataatatctttTATTGGTAAGCAAACTCAAAACGAAACCATTAATCAACTGTTAAAAGCAAAATCTACAAGTAACAACAGTCAACAATTTATGGCGTgggtttttaatatatattttgtaatacaaatatcCATTTCTGTCACAATTTgttcagcccggcatggccaagtgtgttaaggcgtttgactcgtaatccgcgggttcgaatcccggttacatcaaacatgctcgccctttcagccgtagaggcgttataatgttacggtcaatctcactattcgttggtacaagagtagcccaagagttggcggtgggtggtgatgactagctgccttccctttaatcttacactgctcaattagggacggctagcgcagatagccctcgagtagctttgcgcaaaattcaaaagaaacaaacaaacacaatttgttcaGAATTAAAGGCGTTTAAAGTACGAGTTTGTACTATAACACAGAGAGATGCCAGAACTGGGGACGCACAAAAAGGGTTTtcttaactttaatttttctgCAATCGACTGACTTAGTCAGCTGAAGTGAAAGAAGACTACATTTCTTTAGTAACTTCTAAATATTaagatatgtatttatttaatgttcacACTGACCATGATCTAAAACATGGTTATTATTTGTAAGACTTACTATTTTGTAGTACACAGCAAACAATTTCACTTTATACAATTTAACTGTATACAATACAGTACCtgttattttgtgaaactgttgaataatatTGTAGAGCGCTTTCATTAATTGTTGTgcagtttctttttatatatgaTTGCCTTTACCCATTCCTCCAGCTACTAGTTCTTGCTACCAATGTAGGacgaaataattttgaatttggtATGAAGGGAAAAACCAACGATTAGGGAATCATTTCTGCTATATTAACTTTTTCCAATAGTTAGTTATACACATATTCTTTCTTATTCCATCCATTCAAAGAGACACTAACTATGGGATGAAAATTGGGGGCACGTGTCCCCAGTGCTCCTTCTCGGCTCCTCCGCTCATGGATGTAGCATATATGATAATATGAAActcaatttttctttcaagtgtaAAAGCAACAGAGGTGATCCTGTGAACCTCTGAGCTGTGACTTATATATCAATGGAAATCAATTGATTTTTTAAAGAGTGTATACATAACACAAATGGAAAGGAACATTTATTTTCACAACTTTACCAAAATCACACTGTAATACGAAAGTATTATAGAATTCTGCACAAAGAAGAACAGCATACAAAAGCTCTCGAGCTATCAAGTTCGTGAATAACGCGCGTGAAAACAGTTATATTACGTGTCACTCATTATAATGTCACGTAagccttttttatatatataactttgcCTGCAAGTTATTAGAATACTGAACTAGCATCTCAACTTTTCTTGTTGTTAAAGAAAGTGTAACAAACAGATTTTTGGCACTCTGTTTTTAAGTAACAACATTCAGCTCTTTACTTCTCAGTGAAACTTGAACGAAACAAAACCAACTGTAAAATATCACTAGTAGTTGCGTCTTTAGAAGTGTTCAAGGTAGTTGTTACTGTAACGTGATGTTTAACTAGTGTTTCGTTTTCAGGTCACTTTTGTTTTCGTTCATACTTGTTCTGCTCGGATTTAGATATGCAAAGAgttttttgtgaatttctttcAACAGCTCTTCACTGTAGAGCACATTCATGTATCAACCCACctttctgtttttacattttgtcAATGTTATTATTAGTGCTTAAATCGCACAATGCAGTTCTTTAACTTGTAATTTACATAATcagtgtttataaaatgtaaaattacattatcACACGAGTTCTTCTACTGGGcgttggcccagcatggtcaggtggttaaaacactcgacgcgttatccgagggtcgtggtttcgaatcccggtcacacctaacatactcgccctttcagccgtgggggcatcataatgttacgataaatcccactattcgttggtaaaagaataacccaaaaattggcggtgggtggcgatgactaactgctttccctctagtttcacactgctaaattatgaacggctagcgcagatagccctcgtgtagcttgcgcaaaattcaatacaAGCCACTGAGTGATTAGATGTTGTCCTTAATTTGTGTCGACGTCTCTTCTCAACAAATATTCCAGCAGACTATAAGTTCGGTCTTTCTCCAAGACTCGCTTGTATGTCAACTTTAATGGCATCATGTGAATCACTAGGCTTTAGCAGAAGTAACGGAAAGTATCtgtactgaaatatatatttcttaacaaaCGTTTTCTTACTAATTATGtgttaactaaatatatttttaacaaacgtgtattttattttgtgtcgTGTTGTAAGATTATGATAGAAAAAGaaggtaatgttttatttatacattattattaagtacaaagtttcacaatggTGTATCAGTGTTACGCCCACAGTGGGTATCTGGGCATCGAAACCCAATATTTAGTGTAATAAGCCTCCAGACATAACGCCACCTGAAATCCTAATGTTTGATCtgttataaaagatatttaaaaaaaattagtatatAATAAATGCAATGAGCAAAAGTATGTTTTTACTATTGTACTATTgcgaacattttaataaaaaataaatgcttCTACGCTTGTccattttataaacagttttaacagAAGTAAACGTTTGaagtaataaatgtattataaatacttcaataaagtaaatattaacatcATTACCTCGtgctttaaacattttaaacagaagGATGAGTGTTTGTATAAGTATTCGTGACATAACATGTTTGTTGATGTGATGTTTGTATTAGTATTCGTGATATAACATGTTTAGCTGAtgtaatgtttgtattattattcgTGATATAACATGTTTAGCTGATGTAATGTTTGTATTAGTATTCGTGATATAACATGTTTAGCTGATGTAATGTTTGTATTAGTATTCGTGATATAACATGTTTAGCTGATGTAATGTTTGTATTAGTATTCGTGATATAACATGTTTGTTGATGTGATGTTTGTATTAGTATTCGTGATGTAACATGTTTAGCTGatgtattgtttgtattgttattgatattacaGACAGTTAAACATGGtaaattaaatgtgtttattgttaaatgttataacaGAAGTAAAAGTCTGCATTGCTTTCTTATGACCATTCTTAAGTTACAAAGTGTTTTCACTGTTACCCATGATATATGCAATTTTAACCTTCACTATAGTATGTAACAAAAGTTGGAAAATGTTTATTGCTACCCATATTTAGCGTATTTATACtaacttttaaatgttattttaatttttgccaAGAATATCCGAGCTAAGAAGTATGAGAAAGATAAGATACAATACAACATTGTAAGGTCAAATATTATATTGCGCCTAAgttatgtttagaaatgagtgATAGTAACATCAGTTCAACGTCGAAAAACTGTTGAAGGCTGAAACGTTTACAGGGATTTTAATATGTGACATTAATGTTGCTTTACCTGTAACAGTAAAGGTGACCACCCATATTATTCAATAGAACTCTCCCACGTTACTATTTCTAGCCTTCGGAtagttgaagttgattcattattTTCTAATCTATTATcgggttttattttagtttctttcttaCCTACAATAATTAATAGCAGTCGCTCTGTGGGTGTATAAATAACCAACAAGATGGGGGTAAACTGAATAATCGAAGCACGTGTACACTATCTCTAAAGAAATGCATGTTCTAATTTAACGGTTTAAAGTTAGGAAAGTGCTTTAACAGTTATAAGAATCAGGCCCCAAATGAAAACGGATAAACCTATATATCTTAACATATAcagatatattgttttttttaaaaaaacgtactAAATTTTCGAACAaattagaagtatataaaaaggtttatctttatgttaaaaaaaataaaagtgacaatTGTGTAAAACTTGATAACAGGtaaaataatggaaaacagtgaaaagttaattaattaggTCGGAAATTAACTTTCCAGAAGGAAACTCCTCAAGCTAAACACCCTTAATCAAGTCACACTAACATGTATTTTACCTCACGGTGAGATAACCGCTAATTTCTTGTTTCTGTGCAGAACACTTGACGTTATTATCTGTTCAACTTTACGTGATTTTCTTAAAAGTGACTTCTCTAAAGCACCAATAATCTTTCTATGTGTTATTTCAAtgttatataaagtaattatttaacaatattgtgATTAGCCTTTTAATAAACGAAGAAggaacaaacacacatacactatcCAGCTAAAATATTTATTGCACTTTTAAGTACACCTGACATATAGGCTAGTATATTTAACTCACAATAAGGTTTCTAGACATGAATGAATTAAATTGCACGGGAACAAGTTCTCAGTCTCTGTATCTGTGAATGTTGGCCATTATCTGTATAAACTAAACAATCAGTTTTCGACTTTTTGACGAGACTTCTACTCAGTTTCTGGTGCAGGATCTTATAGAcgctgttacataaaataaatgtacaaatgaATTTCATCACATGATTATTTCGTACATATACAATAAACGTTAAGCACACAATTACTAACGCACATATATAGTACAGTATATTGCTTCTAGGCTTACGAGACTTAGGCTTGCATCTTACAGGCCAGAATGGTCAATTTCTTCAGAGATCGGACCAAATTTTGGTACACGGCTCTGAAACCGCTGGACAATAGGATCTACGGGCGAAGGAAAAAACAGGGGTCGACCATATCCCGGGACTGACGGCCGGACCGGACAAGCCAGCATCGTAGCTGCAGAAAACGACTGACCGGTCGTCCAAACGGTTGGGACAGAGAGTGCCAATCCTCCTAGAGATGAAACGGCCATCTGGGACTGAAGTTGTCCTTTCCCATCGTCTCGTTGTTCCATCGTaggatttttattttcatggtcATTCTCACCTTGGTCTGGAGCTAACAGACTTTCTACATCGAACAGCCTTTTTCTAGTATGACAATTGACCACTTCTGTGCTAACTTTTTCTTCTTGAGAACTGACTACAGCTCTGTCGGGTCTAGGGCTGACCTCTGGTGGAGGTGTAGGACTCGGACTATCGTCTTCTTCGGGCACAGCCAATCCTAAATGTCGACGGACCTTTCGTTGTGCCTTACGACGTCGAAAGTCCCCCTTCTTGAAGTCTTCCATGTTGGCTGGATGAATGGCCCAGTAGTGACCTTTCCCATTAGCACTGCGTCCAGCTTTTATGAAGCAGTCGTTGAGAGAGAGATTGTGGCGAATACTATTTCTCCAGCCAGGTCCACGGTTTCGGAAGTAGGGATAGTTGTCCAGAATATACTGGTATATGTCACTCAGTACCATCTTCTTCTCATTCGAACTCAATATGGCTTTTGCGATCAGACCGATGTAAGACTGTTGTGGTTTGGGGTCCTCGTGTAACAAACGAGTGCGGGGGTCAAAGCGAACAAAGGGCGAGAGGCCGTAAGGAAGAGGTGGCTGGGCGTCACTGTACGGACTCAGTGGGTATGCCGGAACGAAAGCAGGATGAGTGAACCTAAATCTGCTGGCAACTTGGGCGTAGTCATACAGTTGGAGCCGATGATACTCGACCAGTGCCGCGGGGCTCAGTTGGACCAAAGACGAGCCTGGAGCTGTCGAGGTGTACGGAGAGTCGCGACTGTTGGTACACAAGTTAGCCATGGTACACTACAAACTGTTTACTGCTTGATAACTGCGTGTGGTATGTTTAGAGTAGTCTGTTTACCTGTCTGTTTTGTCAAGGCGGGGTACCGTCATGTTTCTCCACACTGTTTACCAACGTTTTCTTCCACTGCAGAAATTGGTCTTATTGGTTGACAGCGTTTCACGCCCACGGATAACTGAAAGCAGGTTGTTCGGAATGAAGGCGTGGCTCCCACTGGTTGGTCAGGAGGCACGTGCGAAGATGGTGGTGGCGCGTGCCAGTTACTAGGAGTGCAGTGACCAAAGTCAGTAAACGACCTCTGAAAAGAAGATATGCAGAACAAGTAAGTGATTCTAAAGTTAACGAATTAGGTAGTAACTGATATTTGGACAGATCAACAACACATAGGGACATTAGGGAGGTTTTATTGAAACACAACttactataaaacaatatataacttaatatttgtaACAAGCTTATTGTATGAACATAAAACTAGGAAACATTCATTGGATTCGTTACACAATAGATTGACAATATTCGAGACTGGAGAAAGCCAAAACGTTTGGACTTTGTAAATTTTGTTCGAAagtatataatttcatatataataGATACTTTACTTAATCTGTTTGTCTACTGGAATATGTTCTTGGTATCTACAGATTTTATTTGCTAGTCTTCtagtactaaacaacaaacactgGCTTATAACTTTAAACAAAGATTCTTAGTTTATAATCTGTCTACTATAACCCCATTGTCTATtcagtatttaattatattttattattttgaaattaagttaTTCCTAAAGGGGACTTATTTAAGCCTAAATGGAGGGGGGGGGAGGTTGGCGGGCTCTATTCATACCAATATTATACATTAAGCGAAAGCAAACAGTGGCTCGGGCAGATTTCGCTGACCGTTAAATCCGCCCTTGCTGAAGAGATATCTAAAGTTACTTCTTCATTTACAATCATTAAATCATCGCTGACTTGTTTTTATAACGTGTTTACAACGTATAaggaaaatttatgtttatttgtgtcTCGATAATTGCTACAACGAGATGGCAAAAAATCactcattttctatataaaacataggtgcgGAAAGCAATAAGATATCAAcagagtaggcccggcatggccaggtggttaaggcactcgactcgtaatcttagggtcgcgggttcgcgaccgcgtcgcgctaaacatgctcgccctcccagccgtgggggtgtataatgtgacggtcaatcccactattcgttgataaaagagtgccCATGACTTTTtggcgggtagtgatgactagctgccttttctctagtctactctgctaaattggggacggctagcgcaaatagccctcgtgtcgctttggcgaaattcaaaacaaatcaaaccagttaACAAGGCCATAATCGCAAGTTTGTGGCGGTGTAGAAGATTAATTGATGATTGTTAAGTATAACAGAGAAATCAAAATCTTACTCGAATTACAGCGCGGTTAAATCAGTAAGTTTCTATGACGTACAATACAGAGAAATCCGCAGTATTAAGTACTGAAATTAATTGCAATAGCGGTgctattttgtttacatttgttttgcGGTTTGCTGTTTCGGGATCTTGTAACAAACAAAGCGATAGATCC of the Tachypleus tridentatus isolate NWPU-2018 chromosome 13, ASM421037v1, whole genome shotgun sequence genome contains:
- the LOC143239327 gene encoding uncharacterized protein LOC143239327, with the protein product MANLCTNSRDSPYTSTAPGSSLVQLSPAALVEYHRLQLYDYAQVASRFRFTHPAFVPAYPLSPYSDAQPPLPYGLSPFVRFDPRTRLLHEDPKPQQSYIGLIAKAILSSNEKKMVLSDIYQYILDNYPYFRNRGPGWRNSIRHNLSLNDCFIKAGRSANGKGHYWAIHPANMEDFKKGDFRRRKAQRKVRRHLGLAVPEEDDSPSPTPPPEVSPRPDRAVVSSQEEKVSTEVVNCHTRKRLFDVESLLAPDQGENDHENKNPTMEQRDDGKGQLQSQMAVSSLGGLALSVPTVWTTGQSFSAATMLACPVRPSVPGYGRPLFFPSPVDPIVQRFQSRVPKFGPISEEIDHSGL